In Candidatus Goldiibacteriota bacterium, a single window of DNA contains:
- a CDS encoding leucine--tRNA ligase yields the protein MSEHYPHKQTEEKWHKKWEGNRTFKATGKGEKYYILEMFPYPSGYLHMGHIRVYSIGDVLAHYNRMQGKDVIHPMGYDAFGLPAENAAIKNNVHPAEWTKKNIEHARGQFKKLGMSYDWDRELATCDESYYRWNQWLFIKFFEKGLAYRKASAVNWCESCGTVLANEQVQEGKCWRCENTVVQKDLTQWFFKTTAYSQELLDGHNKIDWPERVIAMQKNWIGRSEGARILFKEEKTGEEIPVFTTRPDTIFGATYVVLAAQHPMVDRIRAKATAEKQKEIDAFRDKVKKMDVTVDTLLTLEKEGVDTGETAINPVNGKKVRIWIGNYVLMDYGTGAIMAVPTHDSRDFKFAKKYNLPMIVVIQPKDKQLKLEEMTDAYEDEGMLVNSGEFDGINNSEAKKKIASWMNDKGMAKIEINYRLKDWLLSRQRYWGTPIPAIYCDKCGIVMEKEENLPVKLPRDIEFSGKGNPLETSKSFLSVKCPKCGGDARRETDTMDTFVDSSWYFVRYCDSKNEKLPIGKEAAARELPVDQYVGGPEHACMHLIYARFFTYVMRDLGLISCGEPFKKLLTQGMVIKDGFKMSKSKGNTVSPDDMIEKYGSDTARLFMLFAAPPQADLEWNDEAVEGSYRFINRIWRKFTQYIDQVKGASDTVNYSALDEAKQKLVRKTHQTIKKVTNDIGVEQQFNTAVASLMELFNTVSATELDPSKDAPLIKFVIKSMALLMAPMTPHFSEELWEMLGNKESVFKAKWPVYDEALTIENTVEFVLQVNGKIRDKIKLDFNAPQDKAEAAAFASEKVLEWTKGKETVKKIFVPNKLFNIVVK from the coding sequence ATGTCAGAGCATTATCCGCATAAACAAACAGAAGAAAAGTGGCATAAAAAATGGGAAGGAAACAGGACATTTAAGGCAACAGGAAAGGGAGAAAAATATTATATCCTTGAAATGTTTCCGTATCCTTCGGGATACCTTCATATGGGGCATATCCGCGTTTACAGCATAGGCGACGTGCTTGCGCATTACAACAGAATGCAGGGAAAAGACGTAATTCATCCTATGGGATATGACGCTTTTGGATTGCCCGCGGAAAACGCCGCGATTAAAAATAACGTTCATCCCGCTGAATGGACAAAAAAGAATATTGAACACGCGCGCGGTCAGTTTAAAAAACTTGGAATGTCATACGACTGGGACAGGGAACTTGCCACCTGCGACGAATCTTATTACAGATGGAATCAGTGGCTTTTTATTAAGTTTTTTGAAAAGGGGCTTGCTTACAGGAAAGCTTCCGCCGTTAACTGGTGCGAATCATGCGGAACGGTTCTGGCAAACGAACAGGTGCAGGAAGGCAAATGCTGGCGCTGCGAAAATACGGTTGTCCAGAAAGACTTAACCCAGTGGTTCTTTAAGACCACGGCTTATTCACAGGAACTGCTTGACGGGCATAATAAAATTGACTGGCCTGAACGCGTTATTGCCATGCAAAAAAACTGGATAGGCAGAAGCGAAGGCGCAAGGATACTTTTTAAGGAAGAAAAAACAGGCGAAGAAATACCTGTATTTACCACAAGGCCGGATACTATCTTTGGCGCTACATATGTGGTTCTTGCCGCGCAGCACCCGATGGTGGATAGAATTAGGGCAAAAGCAACCGCGGAAAAACAGAAAGAAATAGACGCGTTTAGGGATAAAGTGAAAAAAATGGATGTCACTGTTGACACGCTTTTAACCCTTGAAAAAGAGGGAGTGGATACGGGAGAGACCGCGATAAACCCGGTTAACGGAAAAAAGGTACGCATCTGGATAGGAAATTACGTTCTTATGGATTACGGCACAGGGGCAATTATGGCGGTTCCCACACACGATTCGCGCGACTTTAAGTTCGCGAAAAAATATAACCTGCCGATGATAGTGGTAATTCAGCCGAAAGATAAACAGCTTAAGCTTGAAGAGATGACAGACGCGTATGAAGATGAAGGCATGCTTGTAAATTCCGGCGAATTTGACGGGATAAATAATAGTGAAGCCAAGAAAAAAATTGCCTCCTGGATGAATGATAAAGGCATGGCAAAGATAGAGATAAATTACAGATTAAAAGACTGGCTGTTGTCGCGCCAGCGTTATTGGGGAACGCCCATACCCGCGATTTACTGCGATAAGTGCGGCATAGTTATGGAAAAGGAAGAAAACCTTCCTGTAAAGCTTCCGCGTGATATTGAATTTTCAGGCAAGGGCAATCCGCTGGAAACATCAAAGTCATTTTTAAGCGTAAAATGCCCAAAGTGCGGCGGTGACGCCAGGCGCGAGACTGACACAATGGATACTTTTGTGGATTCTTCATGGTATTTTGTCCGTTACTGCGATTCAAAAAATGAAAAACTTCCGATAGGAAAAGAAGCAGCCGCAAGAGAACTGCCCGTTGACCAGTATGTAGGCGGGCCGGAACACGCCTGCATGCACCTTATTTATGCCAGATTTTTTACCTATGTAATGCGCGACCTTGGTTTAATAAGCTGTGGCGAACCTTTTAAAAAACTGCTTACGCAGGGCATGGTAATTAAGGACGGTTTTAAGATGTCCAAATCCAAGGGCAATACCGTAAGCCCTGATGATATGATAGAAAAGTACGGTTCTGATACCGCAAGGCTTTTCATGCTGTTTGCGGCGCCGCCGCAGGCCGACCTTGAATGGAATGACGAGGCGGTAGAGGGTTCTTACAGGTTCATTAACAGGATATGGAGAAAGTTTACCCAATATATCGATCAGGTTAAAGGCGCTTCGGATACAGTTAATTACTCCGCGCTTGATGAAGCTAAACAGAAACTTGTAAGAAAAACACACCAGACAATTAAAAAGGTTACAAATGATATCGGCGTGGAACAGCAGTTTAATACCGCGGTAGCATCGCTTATGGAGCTGTTTAATACTGTAAGCGCGACAGAGCTGGATCCGTCCAAAGACGCGCCGCTTATCAAGTTTGTAATTAAATCAATGGCGCTTTTAATGGCTCCTATGACCCCGCATTTCAGCGAAGAACTTTGGGAAATGCTTGGAAATAAAGAAAGCGTATTTAAGGCAAAATGGCCTGTTTATGATGAGGCGCTTACGATTGAAAACACGGTTGAATTTGTATTGCAGGTAAACGGAAAGATAAGGGATAAGATTAAACTTGATTTTAACGCCCCGCAGGATAAAGCGGAAGCCGCGGCATTTGCGTCAGAAAAAGTACTTGAATGGACAAAAGGCAAAGAAACCGTAAAAAAGATATTTGTACCAAACAAACTGTTTAATATTGTAGTAAAATAA
- a CDS encoding LptE family protein: MKKVMLSLLVLAALAAGCATYIPQPNLAPDVKTISVPVFLNKTDKYGLEQYVTQKTIDEFLADGRVTILDEYKSDAVIKCVITKYVQTPILFDTNQVPQQYRLRIYVNITFFDNKQQRELWLTKDMWEETTYYVVNNLGMPAEDEERARQRVLDQLANKVMRRVIYGSMN; this comes from the coding sequence ATGAAAAAAGTTATGTTAAGCCTTCTGGTTCTGGCGGCGCTGGCAGCCGGCTGCGCCACTTACATTCCACAGCCCAATCTTGCGCCGGATGTTAAGACAATTTCTGTGCCGGTATTTCTGAATAAGACCGACAAATATGGCCTGGAGCAGTACGTGACACAAAAGACAATAGATGAATTTCTTGCCGACGGCAGGGTGACAATACTGGATGAATACAAGTCTGACGCGGTTATTAAATGTGTTATTACTAAATACGTGCAGACACCTATTCTTTTTGACACAAACCAGGTGCCGCAGCAGTACAGGTTAAGGATATACGTTAATATAACGTTTTTTGACAATAAGCAGCAGCGCGAGCTTTGGCTTACAAAGGACATGTGGGAAGAGACCACGTATTATGTCGTGAACAACCTTGGAATGCCGGCAGAAGATGAAGAACGCGCCAGGCAGCGGGTGCTTGACCAGCTTGCCAATAAGGTGATGAGAAGAGTGATATACGGGAGCATGAATTGA
- the holA gene encoding DNA polymerase III subunit delta — MASSFSKPESFYIIAAEDDFYTGEVTGQIREGLFNGHDDPSAVQPFDFSDKETSVNEAIEGALTASMFSPAKLVIMKEFYKLKKDDLEKVFNLLPSIPPGTCVVLTTSGEITAPRREELKKRGIGKKNLIEVSKNQAAELPGKWITDYAAKNGITVDSDVSEYIVTESNGDIASIKNELDKLMLFAGERKEITKDDFNAVRGVTKEYDIWSLVASVQNNNPARTYKILDALFEDSSPEAILGTVFASIKDLYIYILYDMTGNAFRARAVLGGKVFFIEKEKRTRFFKKVRYEEVVSIFREADRKIKLSHRDLAKPVLTVMFERLFTLLEEKNR, encoded by the coding sequence ATGGCATCTTCTTTTTCAAAACCGGAATCATTTTACATAATAGCCGCAGAAGATGATTTTTATACCGGTGAAGTGACAGGACAGATACGCGAAGGCCTTTTTAACGGGCATGATGACCCGTCTGCGGTTCAGCCGTTTGATTTTTCTGATAAAGAAACCTCCGTAAATGAAGCCATAGAAGGCGCATTAACCGCTTCCATGTTTTCACCCGCCAAACTGGTCATTATGAAAGAATTCTATAAACTTAAAAAAGACGACCTTGAAAAAGTCTTTAATTTATTACCCTCAATTCCGCCGGGCACATGCGTTGTGCTTACAACTTCAGGAGAGATAACCGCGCCGCGCAGGGAAGAACTAAAAAAACGAGGAATTGGCAAAAAGAATCTTATAGAAGTTTCAAAGAATCAGGCGGCAGAACTGCCGGGCAAATGGATAACCGATTACGCCGCAAAAAACGGGATAACCGTTGACAGCGATGTTTCTGAATATATTGTAACGGAATCAAACGGCGATATTGCCTCCATAAAGAATGAACTGGACAAGCTTATGCTGTTTGCAGGCGAAAGAAAAGAAATAACAAAAGATGATTTTAACGCTGTCCGCGGCGTGACAAAAGAATATGACATCTGGTCGCTGGTGGCATCTGTTCAGAATAATAATCCGGCCAGGACGTATAAAATTCTTGACGCCCTTTTTGAAGACAGCAGCCCGGAAGCTATTTTGGGCACTGTGTTTGCGTCAATAAAAGACCTGTATATTTATATCCTTTATGATATGACCGGAAATGCTTTCAGGGCAAGGGCCGTGCTTGGCGGGAAAGTGTTCTTTATAGAAAAAGAAAAACGGACCCGCTTTTTCAAGAAGGTCCGTTATGAAGAAGTTGTCTCTATTTTCAGGGAAGCCGACAGGAAGATTAAACTTTCCCACCGTGATCTTGCCAAGCCTGTGTTAACCGTTATGTTTGAAAGGCTGTTTACTTTATTAGAAGAAAAAAACAGGTAA
- a CDS encoding 30S ribosomal protein S20 — MPNLNASKKDLRKTKKRTASNSAALHKLRTLMKKAKASKDPKEVIEAVSFIDKAAKKGIIKKNAASRYKSRIAAAVKVKTA, encoded by the coding sequence ATGCCAAATTTAAACGCGTCAAAGAAAGATTTAAGGAAAACAAAGAAAAGGACGGCAAGCAACAGCGCCGCACTTCATAAGTTAAGGACTCTTATGAAAAAAGCAAAAGCATCAAAGGACCCAAAAGAAGTCATTGAAGCTGTTTCTTTTATTGATAAAGCAGCCAAAAAAGGCATCATCAAAAAGAACGCGGCATCAAGGTATAAAAGCAGAATCGCGGCAGCCGTTAAGGTAAAAACAGCTTAA
- a CDS encoding glycoside hydrolase family 44 protein, producing the protein MKGIKTVFLRKFMFLLAVFILPLTVYPVSITIDTSNERAAISPLIYGTNQQMEGNENLTCMRFGGNRVTGYNWENNASNAGSDWYHSSDNFMCGALENPVNTYDCANVPGAVLNNFLDYCALMGYEPLITLPMAGYVAADKDGNVLESEAAPSARWKTLISKKGSAFSLPPDTLDGYVYADEEVAHIVNRYGLSAAGGVRFYELDNEGDLWNSTHVRIHPSPVGASEWVTRGAELAKAVKDVDPQAQIMGPVFFGIWSMMSQGDDWNTVRGTNTWYVPYYLQQMKAQSDADGRRLLDVLDLHYYSEAREGLYPPFDYNSGQCRITDPACNSAEAIQARLQAPRSLWDPSYIENSSAGQWCGTALPIIPKVQAAIDADFPGTKIAVTEFGFGGGSNFSGGIAMADTLGIFGKYGVYIATMWNTDYGLFHSAAYKLFRNYDGANSTYGDTKVSCESGDNAIMSAYASISGTDETALHVIVLNKSSAAQNADFVIDGSAAYQSGEAYGFGGSDSTITLKAAPVVTGNAFSYSVPAYSAYHFVFYGAIGPTNTPTPSITPGGPALTFTGTYTYTHTSTSTYTATVTPTPGAGIDIYDGDTAGMTITDGTANNSADGGGISQGAAGNPGNGMVVSFASIQSWWQQHDWALNTPVNTGAYTLLEFDIISEAGIPNGLRFGLDWNLTDWSVDVTDYVSGGVINQTWNHVSIPVDTLLQGGTVIQRLIFVGNADNDYSVIIDNVRITGQAVQTPTYTYTASATETETAVNTAVNTPVDTATNTATLTPSLTPPPAITFTITATHQISFTATAVDTADHTATVTLTNTPVITVTKTTTVSPSNTAGITFTKTATRTNTATVTNTAIHTATETPAIAATFTHTPVLVNGLDELKIENVTVYPNPYTGDGMSVLFDITKSAQFVKFSLYTGSFRLIKEAKLNITPGAGNKKAEISSKNFESLANGTYYCVISAEDGGKKAVSKINTVVIIRK; encoded by the coding sequence TTGAAAGGGATAAAAACTGTGTTTTTAAGAAAATTTATGTTTTTGCTGGCGGTTTTTATTCTGCCGCTTACTGTATATCCGGTCTCTATAACCATTGACACTTCAAACGAAAGGGCAGCCATAAGCCCCCTGATTTACGGCACCAACCAGCAGATGGAAGGCAATGAAAACCTGACCTGCATGCGTTTTGGCGGCAACAGGGTGACAGGGTATAACTGGGAAAATAATGCCAGTAATGCCGGTTCTGACTGGTATCATTCAAGCGATAATTTTATGTGCGGCGCGCTGGAAAATCCTGTAAACACATATGACTGCGCGAATGTACCCGGCGCCGTGCTTAATAATTTTTTAGATTATTGCGCCTTAATGGGTTATGAACCTTTAATAACGCTTCCAATGGCGGGGTATGTGGCGGCTGATAAAGACGGAAATGTTTTAGAGTCAGAAGCCGCGCCTTCCGCAAGGTGGAAAACATTGATTTCGAAAAAAGGCTCCGCGTTTTCGCTGCCGCCTGACACATTGGATGGTTATGTTTACGCTGATGAAGAGGTAGCGCATATTGTTAACAGATACGGATTGTCCGCCGCGGGCGGTGTCAGATTTTATGAACTTGATAACGAAGGCGATTTATGGAATTCCACGCACGTAAGAATTCACCCGTCGCCTGTGGGCGCTTCTGAATGGGTGACAAGGGGTGCGGAACTTGCAAAAGCGGTAAAAGACGTTGACCCGCAGGCGCAGATAATGGGGCCGGTGTTTTTTGGAATTTGGTCAATGATGAGCCAGGGCGATGACTGGAACACGGTCAGGGGGACGAATACCTGGTATGTGCCTTATTACCTTCAGCAGATGAAAGCGCAGTCTGATGCTGACGGAAGAAGGCTTCTGGACGTTTTGGATCTTCATTACTATTCAGAAGCGCGTGAAGGGCTTTATCCGCCTTTTGATTATAACAGCGGACAGTGCAGGATTACTGACCCTGCGTGCAATTCCGCCGAAGCAATACAGGCAAGGCTTCAGGCGCCGCGTTCTCTTTGGGATCCTTCATATATAGAAAACAGTTCCGCCGGCCAGTGGTGCGGTACTGCGCTTCCAATAATACCAAAAGTTCAGGCGGCAATAGACGCGGACTTTCCGGGAACCAAAATTGCCGTGACCGAATTTGGTTTTGGCGGCGGCAGTAATTTTTCCGGCGGTATAGCGATGGCTGATACACTTGGCATATTCGGAAAGTACGGCGTATATATAGCCACAATGTGGAATACGGATTACGGTTTGTTTCATTCCGCGGCTTATAAATTGTTTCGTAATTATGACGGGGCGAATTCAACATATGGCGATACAAAAGTTTCCTGTGAAAGCGGCGATAACGCTATAATGTCCGCTTACGCTTCAATATCAGGCACAGATGAAACCGCGCTTCACGTCATTGTACTTAACAAATCATCAGCCGCTCAGAACGCGGATTTTGTTATAGACGGAAGTGCGGCATATCAAAGCGGTGAAGCGTATGGCTTTGGCGGAAGCGACAGCACAATCACGCTAAAGGCCGCTCCTGTGGTAACAGGCAACGCTTTTTCTTATTCAGTACCTGCTTACAGCGCGTATCACTTTGTTTTTTACGGCGCTATCGGGCCGACAAACACACCCACACCTTCAATAACTCCGGGCGGCCCCGCTTTAACGTTTACCGGTACATATACATATACGCATACAAGCACAAGTACATATACGGCAACCGTTACTCCCACGCCGGGCGCGGGTATTGATATTTATGACGGCGATACCGCGGGCATGACAATTACGGACGGCACGGCTAATAATTCCGCTGACGGCGGCGGAATATCACAGGGTGCGGCGGGAAACCCGGGAAACGGAATGGTTGTATCATTTGCTTCAATTCAAAGCTGGTGGCAGCAGCATGACTGGGCGTTAAACACACCGGTTAATACCGGTGCTTATACGCTGCTGGAATTTGACATAATTTCAGAAGCGGGCATCCCTAACGGGCTAAGGTTCGGCCTTGACTGGAACCTGACTGACTGGTCTGTTGATGTTACGGATTACGTATCGGGCGGTGTTATTAATCAGACATGGAATCACGTATCAATACCGGTTGATACACTTCTTCAGGGCGGAACCGTGATACAAAGGCTTATTTTTGTGGGCAACGCCGATAATGATTACAGCGTTATAATAGATAATGTAAGGATTACAGGGCAGGCGGTTCAGACACCCACATATACATATACGGCGTCAGCTACAGAAACCGAAACGGCGGTTAACACCGCTGTAAATACTCCCGTTGATACGGCAACAAATACTGCCACGCTTACGCCTTCTTTAACGCCGCCGCCGGCGATAACTTTTACCATAACAGCCACACATCAGATTTCGTTTACAGCCACTGCTGTGGACACGGCGGATCATACCGCTACTGTAACGCTTACAAATACACCGGTTATAACCGTAACCAAAACAACAACCGTCTCGCCGTCAAATACCGCCGGTATTACATTTACAAAAACAGCCACGCGTACAAACACGGCAACAGTTACCAATACCGCGATTCATACAGCGACTGAAACCCCGGCCATAGCCGCCACATTCACACATACCCCTGTTTTGGTTAACGGGCTGGATGAATTAAAAATAGAAAATGTAACGGTATATCCAAACCCGTATACGGGCGATGGTATGTCGGTTTTGTTTGATATTACGAAAAGCGCTCAATTTGTTAAATTCAGCCTTTACACCGGAAGTTTCAGGTTAATTAAAGAGGCAAAATTAAATATTACACCGGGTGCGGGGAATAAAAAAGCTGAAATCAGCTCCAAAAACTTTGAATCTTTAGCTAACGGGACGTATTACTGTGTTATAAGCGCGGAAGACGGCGGCAAGAAAGCTGTTTCAAAGATAAATACTGTTGTGATAATAAGGAAATAA